A genomic region of Papaver somniferum cultivar HN1 chromosome 7, ASM357369v1, whole genome shotgun sequence contains the following coding sequences:
- the LOC113298486 gene encoding uncharacterized protein LOC113298486 gives MIFVQSFKVNGEFIPLDNIATVLRGFSTGKPKSSLNHVMLPTGAHGTQFLRLIKASYGLDRMGSFSPASVPYDILTILMEDVKPRLTPAIVGSHSWYFAQQPSNWYTRWLKMRSYIQFEFYIWTMGIKLVLSMLYIPNVLKLVVLLKWKFKLALTGFWSIRNVNWVRKGLISVERLVIKLNCRSHLFCKTEICNIITTTPMKGYMFSKSLQSMGKYSSYIWILMSLLKHPSSSFRCSRELHFGSEEFLERVVGIKKVRLQVHGGEIFCAGISLRRFFPTLHLSTRALPPGVPDIFAKFLESPSSFVFDRGKFLLCHMWGLWYQSVKGGSQTEFIIRKLVIRDKLGQIHLQIEIEVEGPELTTTNIKQNTKRQDLGVPIQNCNAPRDKGEGHNLTLRQAPRWPVLLIFGSVMQCMLWLVRQFTSWEDLTTHKLKILEYFKHFPSIQFTGKCSSVLRFSDVHIQFFSCVLLHADCSTTGQEAK, from the exons ATGATTTTCGTGCAGAGTTTCAAAGTTAATGGTGAGTTTATTCCACTCGATAATATAGCTACAGTTCTTCGCGGGTTCTCTACAGGGAAACCAAAAAGTTCTTTAAATCATGTTATGCTGCCCACTGGTGCTCATGGAACTCAGTTTCTTCGACTCATTAAAGCATCTTATGGACTGGATAGAATGGGTTCCTTTTCACCTGCATCTGTACCTTATGATATTCTTACTATACTGATGGAAGATGTAAAACCACGTCTTACTCCAGCAATTGTTGGTTCTCACTCGTGGTATTTTGCTCAACAACCATCTAATTGGTATACTCGATGGTTGAAAATGAGAAGTTATATACAATTCGAGTTCTATATATGGACAATGGGAATAAAGTTGGTGCTCAGTATgctttatattccaaatgtgttaaAGTTGGTGGTCCTGTTGAAGTGGAAATTCAAGTTGGCTTTAACTGGGTTTTGGAGCATTAGAAATGTTAACTGGGTTCGTAAGGGTTTGATCTCAGTGGAGCGCTTGGTCATAAAATTGAACTGTAGGAGTCATCTGTTCTGCAAAACTGAGATCTGCAATATAATTACAACAACTCCTATGAAGGGATATATGTTCTCGAAAAGTTTACAGAGTATGGGGAAATACAGTAGTTACATTTGGATTCTTATGAGTTTACTTAAACACCCTAGCTCCAGTTTTCGTTGTAGTCGCGAATTGCATTTCGGCTCGGAGGAATTCCTTGAAAGAGTAGTGGGGATCAAGAAGGTGCGTCTACAGGTTCATGGTGGTGAAATCTTTTGTGCGGGAATCAGTTTACGTCGGTTCTTCCCAACTCTACATCTTAGCACTAGAGCATTACCACCAGGGGTTCCAGACATCTTTGCTAAATTTCTGGAGTCTCCTAGTTCATTTGTGTTTGATAGGGGTAAATTTCTTTTATGTCATATGTGGGGTTTGTGGTACCAATCAGTGAAGGGTGGTAGCCAGACAGAATTTATAATACGGAAGTTGGTAATTCGGGACAAGCTTGGCCAGATTCATCTTCAGATTGAAATAGAAGTGGAAGGTCCAGAGTTAACGACAACTAATATCAAGCAAAACACTAAGAGGCAAGATCTGGGTGTACCAATTCAGAACTGCAATGCCCCAAGAGACAAAGGAGAGGGTCACAATCTGACATTGAGGCAAGCTCCAAGGTGGCCGGTGTTGCTTATATTTGGCTCGGTTATGCAATGCATGCTATGGTTAGTAAGGCAGTTCACTTCTTGGGAAGATCTGACTACACACAAGCTGAAGATACTGGAATATTTCAAGCATTTTCCTTCTATTCAGTTCACAGGAAAATG CTCCTCGGTTCTTAGATTTTCCGACGTGCATATCCAATTCTTTTCTTGCGTTCTATTACATGCAGACTGTTCAACAACAGGCCAAGAAGCCAAGTAA
- the LOC113295261 gene encoding uncharacterized protein LOC113295261, with the protein MKTLFMSQEVWEIVEDGYDEIEDTSNLYQDQKDLLKESRRKNAKASMYIQQGVGDTILPRVIHSYKAKDAWDLLQQEYGGNKKVRELKLHSYRRDFENLRMNENEYLNEFSSRVVEVVNKMMMCGEKMEEIRICEKILICFPEKFEPIVTVLEETKDFSTLKSQELWASLKVYEQRLLRHSEKSIKSAFQSKFNLDSKNSATKKNEYKGESTSNFKGKGKWNKGGANSNNYTKSDSSQVPRCNFCKKNGHLEKNCWN; encoded by the coding sequence ATGAAAACCTTGTTCATGTCTCAAGAAGTGTGGGAGATTGTTGAAGATGGgtatgatgaaattgaagatacaTCAAACTTATATCAAGACCAAAAGGATTTACTTAAGGAGAGTAGGAGGAAGAATGCAAAAGCATCCATGTACATCCAACAAGGAGTTGGAGACACCATTCTCCCAAGAGTAATCCATTCATATAAAGCTAAAGACGCTTGGGATCTTCTACAACAAGAGTATGGAGGCAATAAGAAGGTAAGGGAATTAAAATTACATTCATATAGAAGAGATTTTGAGAATCTTAGAATGAATGAGAATGAATATTTAAATGAATTTTCATCTAGAGTTGTTGAAGTTGTTAATAAAATGATGATGTGTGGTGAGAAGATGGAAGAAATAAGAATTTGTGAAAAGATTTTGATATGCTTTCCGGAAAAATTTGAACCCATTGTGACGGTTTTGGAAGAGACTAAAGATTTCTCAACATTAAAGTCACAAGAGTTATGGGCTTCCTTGAAGGTGTATGAGCAAAGGTTGTTAAGACACTCCGAAAAGTCAATTAAGAGTGCATTTCAATCAAAATTCAACTTGGATTCAAAAAATTCAGCAACAAAGAAAAATGAGTACAAGGGTGAATCAACATCAAACttcaaaggaaaaggaaaatggAATAAAGGAGGAGCTAATTCCAACAACTATACAAAGAGTGATTCGTCTCAAGTACCAAGATGCAATTTTTGCAAGAAGAATGGTCACTTGGAGAAGAATTGTTGGAACTAA